A portion of the Mesobacillus boroniphilus genome contains these proteins:
- a CDS encoding cell wall hydrolase, with protein MRKLKKTLAALTAVTSLSLFSMGAAAEAATYQVKSGDTFWGIASKYGVPLSELKTVNNRTSNLLYPGQKLTIPAVSVSAADQDLLARLVHAEAKGEPYAGKVAVATVVLNRVASPDFPNTVKGVVYEKSNGYYAFTPVKNGAINKAADAESKKAVKEALAYRGQGKGSLFFFNPKTAVSKWVFSREVTVTIGNHRFAK; from the coding sequence ATGAGAAAATTGAAAAAGACATTGGCAGCGCTAACAGCAGTAACATCCTTATCTTTGTTTTCAATGGGAGCAGCTGCAGAAGCGGCAACATACCAAGTGAAAAGCGGTGACACATTCTGGGGAATTGCCAGCAAATATGGTGTGCCACTATCAGAATTGAAAACAGTGAATAATAGAACTAGTAATCTACTATATCCAGGACAAAAGTTGACAATCCCGGCTGTATCAGTGTCTGCAGCGGATCAGGATCTTCTTGCACGTTTGGTCCACGCTGAAGCAAAAGGTGAGCCATATGCAGGGAAAGTAGCAGTAGCAACTGTTGTCTTGAATAGAGTAGCAAGCCCTGATTTCCCAAACACAGTAAAGGGAGTTGTCTATGAGAAGTCAAACGGTTACTATGCTTTCACTCCTGTAAAAAATGGTGCAATCAATAAGGCGGCAGATGCAGAGTCCAAGAAAGCCGTAAAAGAGGCACTCGCTTACAGAGGCCAGGGAAAAGGTTCATTGTTCTTCTTTAACCCGAAGACTGCAGTGAGCAAGTGGGTGTTCTCAAGAGAAGTAACCGTGACAATAGGAAACCACCGATTTGCAAAATAG
- the dacB gene encoding D-alanyl-D-alanine carboxypeptidase/D-alanyl-D-alanine endopeptidase, whose translation MKQKTTIITVFLFVIILAIIPFFHTEEPPAKAVEPSGDLSAEISKLLEIEPVLDGALAGISIRSAEDGKLLYEHIGDTRLQPASVLKLFTAATALSVLGDEYRFTTEVLADGKIDGGTLAGDIYLKGMGDPTLLPTNFDEMAKKLKSMGIKKVAGDLVADDSWYDDVRYSEDLTWNDEHQYYGSQVSALTASPNQDFDAGTVIINILPGKKGRAANISIEPDTNYVNVINETRTVDSKGQHDITIERVHGTNNILVSGTIPANANKTREWVAVWEPTLYAGSLLKKSLEVHGIKVVGKIKIGHATDTMTRLISHKSMPLSELVIPFMKLSNNGHAEVLVKEMGKVVHGKGSWDSGLEVMDAELSGIGVDTSRLVLRDGSGISHANLIPANEMTKLLYLVQSEKWFPAFQRSLPVAGAKDRMIGGTMRNRLKDEALMNRIQAKTGSLTGVSTLAGYVKTRSGKTLIFTVLLNNLLDDRDGRKIEDQLVKILARQP comes from the coding sequence TTGAAACAAAAAACTACAATAATCACCGTATTCTTATTTGTTATCATCTTAGCCATCATTCCGTTTTTTCATACAGAGGAACCACCAGCCAAGGCAGTTGAGCCTAGTGGTGACCTGTCAGCAGAAATCAGTAAACTGTTAGAAATTGAGCCAGTCCTTGATGGTGCTTTGGCTGGGATCAGCATCAGATCTGCGGAAGATGGAAAACTGTTATACGAGCATATCGGGGACACTCGCTTGCAGCCAGCCTCTGTGCTGAAATTGTTCACCGCCGCGACGGCGCTGTCCGTATTAGGGGATGAATATCGCTTTACAACTGAAGTGTTGGCAGATGGAAAAATTGACGGCGGAACGCTAGCCGGTGACATTTATCTAAAAGGAATGGGAGATCCGACCCTGCTCCCCACAAACTTTGATGAAATGGCAAAAAAATTAAAGAGTATGGGAATCAAAAAGGTTGCCGGAGATTTAGTGGCTGATGACAGTTGGTACGATGATGTCCGTTATTCAGAAGATTTAACCTGGAATGATGAGCATCAATATTACGGTTCCCAGGTTTCCGCCCTTACCGCTTCGCCGAACCAGGATTTTGATGCTGGTACTGTCATTATCAATATTTTACCAGGCAAGAAAGGAAGAGCAGCAAACATTTCAATCGAGCCTGATACCAATTATGTAAATGTCATAAATGAAACAAGAACAGTAGATTCCAAGGGACAACATGACATAACAATTGAACGTGTGCATGGGACGAACAACATATTGGTGAGTGGAACAATCCCGGCGAATGCTAATAAAACAAGGGAATGGGTTGCCGTTTGGGAGCCTACCCTGTATGCAGGAAGCCTTTTAAAAAAATCACTAGAAGTACATGGGATAAAAGTAGTTGGGAAAATTAAAATAGGACATGCCACCGACACAATGACCAGACTAATTTCTCATAAATCGATGCCGCTTTCTGAACTGGTGATACCGTTCATGAAATTAAGCAATAACGGGCATGCGGAAGTGCTGGTAAAGGAAATGGGAAAGGTCGTCCATGGGAAAGGAAGCTGGGATAGTGGTCTTGAGGTTATGGATGCAGAGCTTTCCGGAATCGGGGTTGATACCAGCCGGCTTGTATTGCGTGACGGATCTGGAATCTCTCACGCAAATCTCATTCCAGCAAATGAAATGACAAAACTGCTATATCTTGTGCAGAGCGAGAAGTGGTTCCCTGCTTTCCAGCGTTCACTTCCCGTTGCAGGTGCCAAAGACAGGATGATAGGCGGGACAATGAGAAATAGGTTGAAAGATGAAGCACTGATGAATAGGATCCAGGCCAAAACAGGCTCGCTCACAGGTGTGAGCACACTTGCTGGATATGTAAAAACAAGGAGTGGCAAGACTCTTATCTTTACCGTTTTACTGAATAACCTCCTGGATGACAGAGATGGCAGGAAAATCGAAGACCAGCTCGTCAAAATCCTCGCAAGGCAGCCATAA